The Deltaproteobacteria bacterium genome contains a region encoding:
- a CDS encoding mechanosensitive ion channel codes for MVEILGVTLAWPVLLKLGAAVLAVIAGSVIAATWVERALGTWARRRGLGPDGAHVLRVRRFVLPVLLIGALHATLGSLDLPRNLRAVLGRILGVANLTLTLYLIAQLSLALLARLTARSEAGQRVGTQMMTMARATFAVVFGALLLDNLGIHLTALVTTLGIGSLAVALALQDTLGNFFAGLYLQADRPVRLGDYVRLDTGDEGTVMHIGWRSTRLQTLANNTVVLPNERLSKAVVTNYSLPDPEVSVDVRVTVPYDADLERVERLLLEAARRARAERDGLLDRPPPAVRLIPGFGGKGLELTLSVRVREIRDRPSVEDALRRHILALFRTDAIQMPVS; via the coding sequence ATGGTCGAGATCCTCGGCGTGACCCTTGCGTGGCCTGTGCTGCTCAAGCTCGGCGCCGCCGTGCTCGCGGTGATCGCGGGCTCGGTCATCGCCGCCACGTGGGTCGAGCGAGCGCTCGGGACCTGGGCCCGCCGCCGTGGTCTCGGGCCCGACGGTGCGCACGTGCTCCGCGTTCGCCGCTTCGTCCTCCCCGTGCTCCTCATCGGCGCGCTGCACGCGACCCTCGGCTCACTCGACCTCCCGCGCAACCTGCGGGCCGTGCTCGGGCGGATCCTGGGCGTCGCGAACCTGACCCTCACCCTCTATCTGATCGCGCAGCTGAGCCTCGCGCTCCTCGCCCGGCTCACGGCGCGCAGCGAGGCCGGCCAGCGGGTCGGCACGCAGATGATGACGATGGCGCGCGCCACGTTCGCCGTCGTCTTCGGCGCGTTGCTCCTCGACAACCTCGGCATCCACCTGACCGCGCTCGTGACCACGCTCGGCATCGGGAGCCTCGCCGTCGCGCTCGCCCTGCAGGACACGCTCGGCAACTTCTTCGCGGGCCTCTACCTCCAGGCGGACCGTCCGGTCCGGCTGGGCGACTACGTGCGGCTCGACACCGGCGACGAGGGCACGGTGATGCACATCGGGTGGCGCTCGACGCGCTTGCAGACGCTCGCCAACAACACGGTGGTGCTGCCGAACGAGCGTCTCTCGAAGGCGGTGGTCACCAACTACAGCCTGCCCGACCCCGAGGTCTCGGTCGACGTACGGGTCACGGTGCCGTACGACGCCGACCTCGAACGGGTGGAGCGCCTCCTGCTCGAGGCGGCGCGCCGGGCGCGGGCGGAGCGGGACGGGCTTCTGGATCGCCCGCCGCCCGCGGTCCGTCTCATCCCCGGCTTCGGCGGCAAGGGCCTCGAGCTAACCCTCAGCGTCCGCGTGCGCGAGATCCGCGACCGCCCGTCCGTCGAGGATGCCCTCCGCCGGCACATCCTGGCCCTCTTCCGGACGGATGCGATCCAGATGCCCGTGAGCTAG
- a CDS encoding molybdopterin molybdotransferase MoeA, with product MIPVGEALARVLEATPVLGAERTAILAALGRVAAADVVSRRIVPAAPYSAMDGYAVRHTDVSAAPAQLRIVAVEPAGTVVTTAVERGTAVKLFTGSVIPPGADAVVRIEDCEEDGDRLLVRAPVPLGANIRAAGEDVEPGQVVLARGTVVGPADVGVLASVGRSSVLVHQRPRVAILSTGSELVEVDDVPGPGQVVNSNAYGLAAAVREAGGEPVVLPIAPDRLDEIRASVAQAARADVVVSTGGVSVGDLDFVKDALEAASFERLFWRVAQKPGKPLLFGRLAERPFFGLPGNPVSALVCFALYVRPALRRLQGHRRVHLPVVRARLAAPVRKTRGLTEFVRVSLSDGPDGAIATAARSQSSGALSALGGGAGLLVGAAELAELPAGASYPVVVAESALARETPPF from the coding sequence GTGATCCCCGTCGGCGAGGCGCTCGCCCGCGTCCTCGAGGCCACTCCCGTGCTCGGCGCGGAGCGGACGGCGATCCTCGCCGCGCTCGGCCGCGTGGCGGCCGCGGACGTCGTCTCCCGCCGCATCGTACCCGCGGCGCCGTACTCCGCGATGGACGGCTACGCCGTCCGCCATACCGACGTCTCCGCCGCGCCGGCGCAGCTGCGGATCGTGGCGGTCGAGCCGGCGGGCACGGTCGTCACCACGGCGGTCGAGCGCGGCACGGCGGTGAAGCTCTTCACCGGCTCGGTGATCCCGCCCGGCGCCGACGCCGTCGTCCGCATCGAGGACTGCGAGGAGGACGGCGACCGCCTCCTCGTGCGGGCGCCGGTGCCGCTCGGCGCCAACATCCGCGCCGCGGGCGAGGACGTCGAGCCCGGGCAGGTGGTGCTCGCCCGCGGCACGGTCGTGGGTCCCGCCGACGTCGGCGTCCTCGCGTCGGTCGGCCGCTCGAGCGTGCTCGTCCACCAGCGGCCGCGCGTGGCGATCCTCTCGACGGGCAGCGAGCTGGTCGAGGTGGACGACGTGCCCGGACCGGGGCAGGTGGTGAACTCCAACGCCTACGGGCTGGCGGCGGCGGTGCGGGAGGCGGGCGGGGAGCCCGTCGTGCTGCCGATCGCGCCGGACCGCCTGGACGAGATCCGTGCGAGCGTTGCCCAGGCGGCGCGTGCCGACGTGGTGGTGTCGACCGGCGGCGTGTCGGTCGGCGACCTCGACTTCGTCAAGGATGCGCTCGAGGCGGCGAGCTTCGAGCGGCTCTTCTGGCGCGTGGCGCAGAAGCCCGGCAAGCCCCTCCTTTTCGGCCGCCTCGCGGAGCGCCCCTTCTTCGGCCTGCCCGGCAATCCGGTCTCCGCGCTCGTCTGCTTCGCGCTCTACGTGCGGCCCGCGCTCCGCCGCCTCCAGGGCCACCGCCGCGTCCACCTGCCCGTCGTGCGGGCGCGCCTCGCGGCGCCGGTGAGAAAGACGCGGGGCCTCACCGAGTTCGTGCGCGTGTCGCTGAGCGACGGGCCGGACGGTGCGATCGCGACGGCGGCACGGTCGCAGAGCTCCGGCGCGCTCAGCGCGCTCGGAGGCGGTGCGGGGCTGCTCGTCGGCGCGGCCGAGCTGGCCGAGCTGCCCGCCGGCGCGTCGTATCCCGTGGTCGTCGCCGAGTCCGCTCTGGCGCGCGAGACGCCGCCGTTCTGA
- a CDS encoding 1-acyl-sn-glycerol-3-phosphate acyltransferase: MTEPRRAEGDGLRVALSPYLFRGMLVGMGAVAVGLDRLTGDRELTWRFAKARARTLAWMLGVRVQVRGLEHLAAGGPFVFTPNHQSHLDILVLLGYLPGRTRFAAKRELWRHPVVAAVLDTLGMIPIERDRPERAVDALNRAGRDESIVIFPEGRRSPDGRLGEFRKGAFVLAIQAGLPVVPVVCRGTRRLMPRGSRLAVVPGDVEIVIAPPIPTAGLDYTDREALAARVRAAIEEHHLGW; the protein is encoded by the coding sequence GTGACGGAGCCTCGGCGGGCCGAGGGTGACGGCCTGCGGGTCGCGCTCTCGCCCTACCTCTTCCGCGGCATGCTGGTCGGGATGGGGGCGGTGGCGGTCGGCCTGGACCGGCTGACCGGCGATCGCGAGCTCACCTGGCGCTTCGCCAAGGCGCGTGCACGCACGCTCGCGTGGATGCTCGGCGTGCGCGTGCAGGTGCGCGGCCTCGAGCACCTGGCGGCCGGCGGACCCTTCGTCTTCACGCCGAACCATCAGAGCCACCTCGATATCCTCGTCCTGCTCGGCTACCTGCCCGGCCGCACGCGCTTCGCCGCCAAGCGGGAGCTGTGGCGCCATCCCGTGGTCGCCGCCGTGCTCGACACGCTCGGCATGATCCCGATCGAGCGCGACCGGCCCGAGCGGGCGGTCGACGCGCTCAACCGGGCCGGCCGGGACGAGTCGATCGTCATCTTCCCCGAGGGGCGGCGCAGCCCGGACGGCAGGCTCGGCGAGTTCAGGAAGGGAGCCTTCGTGCTCGCCATCCAGGCGGGGCTGCCCGTCGTGCCCGTCGTCTGCCGCGGCACGCGCCGGCTCATGCCACGCGGGAGCCGTCTCGCGGTCGTGCCGGGCGACGTGGAGATCGTGATCGCTCCGCCCATCCCCACGGCTGGCCTCGACTACACGGATCGGGAGGCGCTGGCGGCACGGGTTCGGGCCGCCATTGAAGAACATCACCTGGGGTGGTAG